The Lebetimonas sp. JH292 genome contains the following window.
AAAAACACTTACATCATTTTTAAATTCGTTGCTTAATTCCTCAACGATTTGTTTTTTTAATTCTTTTTTCATAAAGCTCCTTTCACTCAGACTCGGCAGGAAATTAAGGTTACCCACCTGCTTTCTAAGTCATTTAGACTTAGGCCAATGCCTATTTATATTCCGCTAATTCATTTACATCCAGTTTTAAACTAGGACTCATTGTAAGTGAGAATGCGGCATTTTGAAGGTATCTTCCTTTTGCGCTTGCCGGTTTCATTTTATTGATTTTTTCAATAAATGTTTTTGCATTTTCGTAAAGTGCTTCTGGAGAGAAGCTTACTTTTCCAATACCAACGTGCATATTACCTTTTTTATCAACTCTAAAATTAACCTGACCGGCTTTTGCATTTTTTACCGCCTGGGCTATATCCATTGTAACTGTTCCGGTTTTTGGATTTGGCATAAGGCCTTTTGGTCCCAAAATTCTTCCGTATTTACCAAGTTTTCCCATCATATCAGGTGTTGCAATTAAAATATCGAAATCTAAATTTCCATTTTCAATCATATCGAATACTTCGTCACCCACATAATCAGCACCTGCCTCTTTTGCTTCATCTATTTTAGCAGGATTTGCAACTACTGCCACTTTTACAGTTTTTCCTGTACCGTGAGGCAACACTACAC
Protein-coding sequences here:
- the rplA gene encoding 50S ribosomal protein L1, giving the protein MAKKHGKRYLELLKKIDKDVYSLKEAAQKIKELKSAKFDETVELALKLGVDPRHADQMIRGSVVLPHGTGKTVKVAVVANPAKIDEAKEAGADYVGDEVFDMIENGNLDFDILIATPDMMGKLGKYGRILGPKGLMPNPKTGTVTMDIAQAVKNAKAGQVNFRVDKKGNMHVGIGKVSFSPEALYENAKTFIEKINKMKPASAKGRYLQNAAFSLTMSPSLKLDVNELAEYK